Within the Oscillatoria sp. FACHB-1406 genome, the region CCTGAGTGAAATGAAAGAGGAAATAAAAAATTTAACACATTATCACTGGTTACATTTTCTCTAATTCTTTCGGTGGGTATCGCAACCGGATTTGGTATTAAGAATTAGCGTAGCATCATGAAGCGATCGTATATTCTAGATTTGGAAGAATTCACAAATAGGGTTTATCGATGAGCGTTACTATTTCCGACGAAGTATTACAGCAACTCCAAATGTCTGACGCTGAGTTGCTGAGAGAAATTTCAGTTTTGCTGTTTCAACAGGAACGGTTTACCCTCGGACAGGCGAGTCAGTTTGCTAGGATGAGTCAGCTAGAGTTCCAAAAATTACTTGCACGTCGCCAAATTCCTCTCCATTACGATTTGGCAGAACTCAGAGAAGATGTCAAAATTCTAGAAGCGAATGACTGGCGATGATTGTTGTCAGTAATACCTCGCCCATTCAGGAGAGTATTAAAGATGGTGCGTTACGGCGCGCCGAAAAATCAATCCTTATTTTCCCAAATTTAGCTCGCGCCTAACACACCCTACACAAGAACTTAGCCCGAACTAAGTAGGGTGTGTTAGCGAAGCGTAACGCACCATTTCTAAAAGCACGATTTCCTAAGAGGACATAGCAGTGCTATGTCCCGCAAAGCGAAAAATTTATTGCATTGCGATTGGGAATTGGTATGAAGGAGTAAGGTAGAGCAAGGTCAATACCCACTTGACGACGACTATCACCCCTTAGAAAGGAGTGGCTTTATGACCGCAACGCCCGTAAAATTGTGGACTGTCGAGGATTATCACCGCATGATAAAGGCGCAAATTCTCACTCATGAGGATCGCGTCGAACTGGTAGAAGGGCAAATCTTATCTATGAACCCCCAACAGCCTCCCCATGCTGCTGCGACTCAACGCACATCGGACTGTTTAAGAACGTTACTAGCCGGTAAAGGAACAATCCTAAGATTTCCGAAGCGAAAAATAATGTGTTTGGAATTCAAACGGGAATTGCGGTGATGTTTTTAGTAAGAACCCGGAAGAAAAAAAACATGACAATAGAAGCAAAAATTTTGACCAACATTGCAAAACTGCCTGACTCCGTTAAACAAGCTGTGTTTCTTTACACGGAGTTTTTAGTCAGTCAGTACGCAGAGGTGCTTCCCGATAAGACGGAAGAAGACTCAGAAAAACAATGTTTTGCAGGTTCGATGAAAGGAATTTTTGTTTTGCCCTTGCCTGAAGATTTTAATGAATCAATGGAGTCGAGCGATCCGGCTAAGAATGCAATGCTCGAAAAAAAGTATGGGTATGGAAGTTTAGCTAGAAAAATTACGATGTCTGATGATTTTGACGAACCTCTAGAAGATTTTAAGGAATATTAAGCTGTCTCTTAAATAAAGCGATTGGAAATTCAGGAGTTATACTATGTCCAGATTGCGGGTGACGCAGTATCAGGCGGAAGTTGAAAAAATTATTCGCTACGGCGGTTCTAAAAAAGAAACCAGTATTCGCAATGCCTTCGAGCGGTTACTGAATGAATACTGCGCGCCGCGTAACTATCTGCTAATTCCAGAACTGGACTACAAAACGAAGTTTAATACAACGGTGTTTCCGGATGGTACGGTAAAGGATGCGATTCGACTCGAGCATGGTTGGTGGGA harbors:
- a CDS encoding UPF0175 family protein → MSVTISDEVLQQLQMSDAELLREISVLLFQQERFTLGQASQFARMSQLEFQKLLARRQIPLHYDLAELREDVKILEANDWR
- a CDS encoding Uma2 family endonuclease, which produces MTATPVKLWTVEDYHRMIKAQILTHEDRVELVEGQILSMNPQQPPHAAATQRTSDCLRTLLAGKGTILRFPKRKIMCLEFKRELR
- a CDS encoding DUF2281 domain-containing protein codes for the protein MTIEAKILTNIAKLPDSVKQAVFLYTEFLVSQYAEVLPDKTEEDSEKQCFAGSMKGIFVLPLPEDFNESMESSDPAKNAMLEKKYGYGSLARKITMSDDFDEPLEDFKEY